From the Macaca nemestrina isolate mMacNem1 chromosome 7, mMacNem.hap1, whole genome shotgun sequence genome, one window contains:
- the LOC105467387 gene encoding WD repeat-containing protein 20 isoform X7 has translation MWAGSSTSISTRGSARQSHEVGRTEILISVLTEAADLSKPIDKRIYKGTQPTCHDFNHLTATAESVSLLVGFSAGQVQLIDPIKKETSKLFNEENSCQHLWKADWNEDRQDEGSKTSEEALVTVQRLIDKSRVTCVKWVPGSESLFLVAHSSGNMYLYNVEHTCGTTAPHYQLLKQGESFAVHTCKSKSTRNPLLKWTVGEGALNEFAFSPDGKFLACVSQDGFLRVFNFDSVELHGTMKSYFGGLLCVCWSPDGKYIVTGGEDDLVTVWSFVDCRVIARGHGHKSWVSVVAFDPYTTSVEEGDPMEFSGSDEDFQDLLHFGRDRANSTQSRLSKRNSTDSRPVSVTYRFGSVGQDTQLCLWDLTEDILFPHQPLSRARTHTNVMNATSPPAGSNGNSVTTPGNSVPPPLPRSNSLPHSAVSNAGSKSSVMDGAIASGVSKFATLSLHDRKERHHEKDHKRNHSMGHISSKSSDKLNLVTKTKTDPAKTLGTPLCPRMEDVPLLEPLICKKIAHERLTVLIFLEDCIVTACQEGFICTWGRPGKVPAEHFCRQEDRMQGVLQDQN, from the exons ACAATCCCATGAGGTTGGTAGAACAGAGATTCTCATCTCCGTTTTAACTGAG gCTGCTGACTTGAGTAAACCAATAGATAAAAGGATATACAAAGGAACACAGCCTACTTGTCATGACTTCAACCACCTAACAGCCACAGCAGAAAGTGTCTCTCTCCTAGTGGGCTTTTCCGCAGGCCAAGTCCAGCTTATAGACCCAATCAAAAAAGAAACTAGCAAACTTTTTAATGAGGAA AACTCTTGTCAGCACTTGTGGAAGGCGGATTGGAATGAAGACAGACAGGATGAAGGTAGCAAGACCAGTGAGGAGGCTCTAGTAACTGTCCAG AGACTAATAGACAAGTCACGAGTTACCTGTGTCAAATGGGTTCCCGGTTCGGAAAGCCTTTTCCTAGTAGCCCACTCGAGTGGGAACATGTACTTATATAATGTGGAGCACACTTGTGGCACCACAGCCCCCCACTACCAGCTTCTGAAGCAGGGAGAGAGCTTTGCCGTGCACACTTGCAAGAGCAAATCCACGAGGAACCCTCTCCTTAAGTGGACGGTGGGCGAGGGGGCCCTCAACGAGTTTGCTTTCTCCCCAGATGGCAAGTTCTTAGCGTGCGTGAGCCAGGATGGGTTTCTGCGGGTGTTCAACTTTGACTCAGTGGAGCTGCACGGTACGATGAAAAGCTACTTTGGGGGcttgctgtgtgtgtgctggagCCCGGATGGCAAGTACATCGTGACAGGGGGCGAGGACGACTTGGTGACAGTCTGGTCCTTTGTAGACTGCCGAGTAATAGCCAGAGGCCACGGGCACAAGTCCTGGGTCAGTGTCGTAGCATTTGACCCTTATACCACTAGTGTAGAAGAAGGTGACCCTATGGAGTTTAGTGGCAGCGACGAGGACTTCCAAGACCTTCTTCATTTTGGCAGAGATCGAGCAAATAGTACACAGTCCCGGCTCTCCAAACGGAACTCTACAGACAGCCGCCCCGTAAGTGTCACGTATCGGTTTGGTTCCGTGGGCCAGGACACACAGCTCTGTTTATGGGACCTTACAGAAGATATCCTTTTCCCTCACCAACCCCTCTCAAGAGCAAGGACACACACAAATGTCATGAATGCCACGAGTCCTCCTGCTGGAAGCAATGGGAACAGTGTTACAACGCCCGGGAACTCTGTGCCACCCCCTCTGCCACGGTCCAACAGCCTTCCACATTCAGCAGTCTCAAATGCTGGCAGCAAAAGCAGTGTCATGGACGGGGCCATTGCTTCTGGGGTCAGCAAATTTGCAACACTTTCACTACATGACCGGAAGGAGAGGCACCACGAGAAAGATCACAAGCGAAATCATAGCATGGGACACATTTCTAGCAAGAGCAGTGACAAACTGAATCTAGTTACCAAAACCAAAACGGACCCTGCTAAAACTTTGGGAACGCCCCTGTGTCCTCGAATGGAAGACGTTCCCTTGTTAGAGCCGCTGATATGTAAAAAGATAGCACATGAAAGACTGACTGTACTAATATTTCTTGAAGACTGTATAGTCACTGCTTGTCAGGAGGGATTTATTTGCACATGGGGAAGGCCTGGTAAAGTG CCGGCAGAGCACTTCTGCAGGCAGGAGGACAGGATGCAAGGTGTTCTCCAAGACCAGAACTAA
- the LOC105467387 gene encoding WD repeat-containing protein 20 isoform X8 yields MWAGSSTSISTRGSARQSHEVGRTEILISVLTEAADLSKPIDKRIYKGTQPTCHDFNHLTATAESVSLLVGFSAGQVQLIDPIKKETSKLFNEERLIDKSRVTCVKWVPGSESLFLVAHSSGNMYLYNVEHTCGTTAPHYQLLKQGESFAVHTCKSKSTRNPLLKWTVGEGALNEFAFSPDGKFLACVSQDGFLRVFNFDSVELHGTMKSYFGGLLCVCWSPDGKYIVTGGEDDLVTVWSFVDCRVIARGHGHKSWVSVVAFDPYTTSVEEGDPMEFSGSDEDFQDLLHFGRDRANSTQSRLSKRNSTDSRPVSVTYRFGSVGQDTQLCLWDLTEDILFPHQPLSRARTHTNVMNATSPPAGSNGNSVTTPGNSVPPPLPRSNSLPHSAVSNAGSKSSVMDGAIASGVSKFATLSLHDRKERHHEKDHKRNHSMGHISSKSSDKLNLVTKTKTDPAKTLGTPLCPRMEDVPLLEPLICKKIAHERLTVLIFLEDCIVTACQEGFICTWGRPGKVPAEHFCRQEDRMQGVLQDQN; encoded by the exons ACAATCCCATGAGGTTGGTAGAACAGAGATTCTCATCTCCGTTTTAACTGAG gCTGCTGACTTGAGTAAACCAATAGATAAAAGGATATACAAAGGAACACAGCCTACTTGTCATGACTTCAACCACCTAACAGCCACAGCAGAAAGTGTCTCTCTCCTAGTGGGCTTTTCCGCAGGCCAAGTCCAGCTTATAGACCCAATCAAAAAAGAAACTAGCAAACTTTTTAATGAGGAA AGACTAATAGACAAGTCACGAGTTACCTGTGTCAAATGGGTTCCCGGTTCGGAAAGCCTTTTCCTAGTAGCCCACTCGAGTGGGAACATGTACTTATATAATGTGGAGCACACTTGTGGCACCACAGCCCCCCACTACCAGCTTCTGAAGCAGGGAGAGAGCTTTGCCGTGCACACTTGCAAGAGCAAATCCACGAGGAACCCTCTCCTTAAGTGGACGGTGGGCGAGGGGGCCCTCAACGAGTTTGCTTTCTCCCCAGATGGCAAGTTCTTAGCGTGCGTGAGCCAGGATGGGTTTCTGCGGGTGTTCAACTTTGACTCAGTGGAGCTGCACGGTACGATGAAAAGCTACTTTGGGGGcttgctgtgtgtgtgctggagCCCGGATGGCAAGTACATCGTGACAGGGGGCGAGGACGACTTGGTGACAGTCTGGTCCTTTGTAGACTGCCGAGTAATAGCCAGAGGCCACGGGCACAAGTCCTGGGTCAGTGTCGTAGCATTTGACCCTTATACCACTAGTGTAGAAGAAGGTGACCCTATGGAGTTTAGTGGCAGCGACGAGGACTTCCAAGACCTTCTTCATTTTGGCAGAGATCGAGCAAATAGTACACAGTCCCGGCTCTCCAAACGGAACTCTACAGACAGCCGCCCCGTAAGTGTCACGTATCGGTTTGGTTCCGTGGGCCAGGACACACAGCTCTGTTTATGGGACCTTACAGAAGATATCCTTTTCCCTCACCAACCCCTCTCAAGAGCAAGGACACACACAAATGTCATGAATGCCACGAGTCCTCCTGCTGGAAGCAATGGGAACAGTGTTACAACGCCCGGGAACTCTGTGCCACCCCCTCTGCCACGGTCCAACAGCCTTCCACATTCAGCAGTCTCAAATGCTGGCAGCAAAAGCAGTGTCATGGACGGGGCCATTGCTTCTGGGGTCAGCAAATTTGCAACACTTTCACTACATGACCGGAAGGAGAGGCACCACGAGAAAGATCACAAGCGAAATCATAGCATGGGACACATTTCTAGCAAGAGCAGTGACAAACTGAATCTAGTTACCAAAACCAAAACGGACCCTGCTAAAACTTTGGGAACGCCCCTGTGTCCTCGAATGGAAGACGTTCCCTTGTTAGAGCCGCTGATATGTAAAAAGATAGCACATGAAAGACTGACTGTACTAATATTTCTTGAAGACTGTATAGTCACTGCTTGTCAGGAGGGATTTATTTGCACATGGGGAAGGCCTGGTAAAGTG CCGGCAGAGCACTTCTGCAGGCAGGAGGACAGGATGCAAGGTGTTCTCCAAGACCAGAACTAA
- the LOC105467387 gene encoding WD repeat-containing protein 20 isoform X12, which translates to MYLYNVEHTCGTTAPHYQLLKQGESFAVHTCKSKSTRNPLLKWTVGEGALNEFAFSPDGKFLACVSQDGFLRVFNFDSVELHGTMKSYFGGLLCVCWSPDGKYIVTGGEDDLVTVWSFVDCRVIARGHGHKSWVSVVAFDPYTTSVEEGDPMEFSGSDEDFQDLLHFGRDRANSTQSRLSKRNSTDSRPVSVTYRFGSVGQDTQLCLWDLTEDILFPHQPLSRARTHTNVMNATSPPAGSNGNSVTTPGNSVPPPLPRSNSLPHSAVSNAGSKSSVMDGAIASGVSKFATLSLHDRKERHHEKDHKRNHSMGHISSKSSDKLNLVTKTKTDPAKTLGTPLCPRMEDVPLLEPLICKKIAHERLTVLIFLEDCIVTACQEGFICTWGRPGKVPAEHFCRQEDRMQGVLQDQN; encoded by the exons ATGTACTTATATAATGTGGAGCACACTTGTGGCACCACAGCCCCCCACTACCAGCTTCTGAAGCAGGGAGAGAGCTTTGCCGTGCACACTTGCAAGAGCAAATCCACGAGGAACCCTCTCCTTAAGTGGACGGTGGGCGAGGGGGCCCTCAACGAGTTTGCTTTCTCCCCAGATGGCAAGTTCTTAGCGTGCGTGAGCCAGGATGGGTTTCTGCGGGTGTTCAACTTTGACTCAGTGGAGCTGCACGGTACGATGAAAAGCTACTTTGGGGGcttgctgtgtgtgtgctggagCCCGGATGGCAAGTACATCGTGACAGGGGGCGAGGACGACTTGGTGACAGTCTGGTCCTTTGTAGACTGCCGAGTAATAGCCAGAGGCCACGGGCACAAGTCCTGGGTCAGTGTCGTAGCATTTGACCCTTATACCACTAGTGTAGAAGAAGGTGACCCTATGGAGTTTAGTGGCAGCGACGAGGACTTCCAAGACCTTCTTCATTTTGGCAGAGATCGAGCAAATAGTACACAGTCCCGGCTCTCCAAACGGAACTCTACAGACAGCCGCCCCGTAAGTGTCACGTATCGGTTTGGTTCCGTGGGCCAGGACACACAGCTCTGTTTATGGGACCTTACAGAAGATATCCTTTTCCCTCACCAACCCCTCTCAAGAGCAAGGACACACACAAATGTCATGAATGCCACGAGTCCTCCTGCTGGAAGCAATGGGAACAGTGTTACAACGCCCGGGAACTCTGTGCCACCCCCTCTGCCACGGTCCAACAGCCTTCCACATTCAGCAGTCTCAAATGCTGGCAGCAAAAGCAGTGTCATGGACGGGGCCATTGCTTCTGGGGTCAGCAAATTTGCAACACTTTCACTACATGACCGGAAGGAGAGGCACCACGAGAAAGATCACAAGCGAAATCATAGCATGGGACACATTTCTAGCAAGAGCAGTGACAAACTGAATCTAGTTACCAAAACCAAAACGGACCCTGCTAAAACTTTGGGAACGCCCCTGTGTCCTCGAATGGAAGACGTTCCCTTGTTAGAGCCGCTGATATGTAAAAAGATAGCACATGAAAGACTGACTGTACTAATATTTCTTGAAGACTGTATAGTCACTGCTTGTCAGGAGGGATTTATTTGCACATGGGGAAGGCCTGGTAAAGTG CCGGCAGAGCACTTCTGCAGGCAGGAGGACAGGATGCAAGGTGTTCTCCAAGACCAGAACTAA
- the LOC105467387 gene encoding WD repeat-containing protein 20 isoform X14 has protein sequence MKSYFGGLLCVCWSPDGKYIVTGGEDDLVTVWSFVDCRVIARGHGHKSWVSVVAFDPYTTSVEEGDPMEFSGSDEDFQDLLHFGRDRANSTQSRLSKRNSTDSRPVSVTYRFGSVGQDTQLCLWDLTEDILFPHQPLSRARTHTNVMNATSPPAGSNGNSVTTPGNSVPPPLPRSNSLPHSAVSNAGSKSSVMDGAIASGVSKFATLSLHDRKERHHEKDHKRNHSMGHISSKSSDKLNLVTKTKTDPAKTLGTPLCPRMEDVPLLEPLICKKIAHERLTVLIFLEDCIVTACQEGFICTWGRPGKVPAEHFCRQEDRMQGVLQDQN, from the exons ATGAAAAGCTACTTTGGGGGcttgctgtgtgtgtgctggagCCCGGATGGCAAGTACATCGTGACAGGGGGCGAGGACGACTTGGTGACAGTCTGGTCCTTTGTAGACTGCCGAGTAATAGCCAGAGGCCACGGGCACAAGTCCTGGGTCAGTGTCGTAGCATTTGACCCTTATACCACTAGTGTAGAAGAAGGTGACCCTATGGAGTTTAGTGGCAGCGACGAGGACTTCCAAGACCTTCTTCATTTTGGCAGAGATCGAGCAAATAGTACACAGTCCCGGCTCTCCAAACGGAACTCTACAGACAGCCGCCCCGTAAGTGTCACGTATCGGTTTGGTTCCGTGGGCCAGGACACACAGCTCTGTTTATGGGACCTTACAGAAGATATCCTTTTCCCTCACCAACCCCTCTCAAGAGCAAGGACACACACAAATGTCATGAATGCCACGAGTCCTCCTGCTGGAAGCAATGGGAACAGTGTTACAACGCCCGGGAACTCTGTGCCACCCCCTCTGCCACGGTCCAACAGCCTTCCACATTCAGCAGTCTCAAATGCTGGCAGCAAAAGCAGTGTCATGGACGGGGCCATTGCTTCTGGGGTCAGCAAATTTGCAACACTTTCACTACATGACCGGAAGGAGAGGCACCACGAGAAAGATCACAAGCGAAATCATAGCATGGGACACATTTCTAGCAAGAGCAGTGACAAACTGAATCTAGTTACCAAAACCAAAACGGACCCTGCTAAAACTTTGGGAACGCCCCTGTGTCCTCGAATGGAAGACGTTCCCTTGTTAGAGCCGCTGATATGTAAAAAGATAGCACATGAAAGACTGACTGTACTAATATTTCTTGAAGACTGTATAGTCACTGCTTGTCAGGAGGGATTTATTTGCACATGGGGAAGGCCTGGTAAAGTG CCGGCAGAGCACTTCTGCAGGCAGGAGGACAGGATGCAAGGTGTTCTCCAAGACCAGAACTAA
- the LOC105467387 gene encoding WD repeat-containing protein 20 isoform X9 — protein sequence MWAGSSTSISTRGSARQSHEVGRTEILISVLTEAADLSKPIDKRIYKGTQPTCHDFNHLTATAESVSLLVGFSAGQVQLIDPIKKETSKLFNEERLIDKSRVTCVKWVPGSESLFLVAHSSGNMYLYNVEHTCGTTAPHYQLLKQGESFAVHTCKSKSTRNPLLKWTVGEGALNEFAFSPDGKFLACVSQDGFLRVFNFDSVELHGTMKSYFGGLLCVCWSPDGKYIVTGGEDDLVTVWSFVDCRVIARGHGHKSWVSVVAFDPYTTSVEEGDPMEFSGSDEDFQDLLHFGRDRANSTQSRLSKRNSTDSRPVSVTYRFGSVGQDTQLCLWDLTEDILFPHQPLSRARTHTNVMNATSPPAGSNGNSVTTPGNSVPPPLPRSNSLPHSAVSNAGSKSSVMDGAIASGVSKFATLSLHDRKERHHEKDHKRNHSMGHISSKSSDKLNLVTKTKTDPAKTLGTPLCPRMEDVPLLEPLICKKIAHERLTVLIFLEDCIVTACQEGFICTWGRPGKVGSLSSPSQASSPGGTVV from the exons ACAATCCCATGAGGTTGGTAGAACAGAGATTCTCATCTCCGTTTTAACTGAG gCTGCTGACTTGAGTAAACCAATAGATAAAAGGATATACAAAGGAACACAGCCTACTTGTCATGACTTCAACCACCTAACAGCCACAGCAGAAAGTGTCTCTCTCCTAGTGGGCTTTTCCGCAGGCCAAGTCCAGCTTATAGACCCAATCAAAAAAGAAACTAGCAAACTTTTTAATGAGGAA AGACTAATAGACAAGTCACGAGTTACCTGTGTCAAATGGGTTCCCGGTTCGGAAAGCCTTTTCCTAGTAGCCCACTCGAGTGGGAACATGTACTTATATAATGTGGAGCACACTTGTGGCACCACAGCCCCCCACTACCAGCTTCTGAAGCAGGGAGAGAGCTTTGCCGTGCACACTTGCAAGAGCAAATCCACGAGGAACCCTCTCCTTAAGTGGACGGTGGGCGAGGGGGCCCTCAACGAGTTTGCTTTCTCCCCAGATGGCAAGTTCTTAGCGTGCGTGAGCCAGGATGGGTTTCTGCGGGTGTTCAACTTTGACTCAGTGGAGCTGCACGGTACGATGAAAAGCTACTTTGGGGGcttgctgtgtgtgtgctggagCCCGGATGGCAAGTACATCGTGACAGGGGGCGAGGACGACTTGGTGACAGTCTGGTCCTTTGTAGACTGCCGAGTAATAGCCAGAGGCCACGGGCACAAGTCCTGGGTCAGTGTCGTAGCATTTGACCCTTATACCACTAGTGTAGAAGAAGGTGACCCTATGGAGTTTAGTGGCAGCGACGAGGACTTCCAAGACCTTCTTCATTTTGGCAGAGATCGAGCAAATAGTACACAGTCCCGGCTCTCCAAACGGAACTCTACAGACAGCCGCCCCGTAAGTGTCACGTATCGGTTTGGTTCCGTGGGCCAGGACACACAGCTCTGTTTATGGGACCTTACAGAAGATATCCTTTTCCCTCACCAACCCCTCTCAAGAGCAAGGACACACACAAATGTCATGAATGCCACGAGTCCTCCTGCTGGAAGCAATGGGAACAGTGTTACAACGCCCGGGAACTCTGTGCCACCCCCTCTGCCACGGTCCAACAGCCTTCCACATTCAGCAGTCTCAAATGCTGGCAGCAAAAGCAGTGTCATGGACGGGGCCATTGCTTCTGGGGTCAGCAAATTTGCAACACTTTCACTACATGACCGGAAGGAGAGGCACCACGAGAAAGATCACAAGCGAAATCATAGCATGGGACACATTTCTAGCAAGAGCAGTGACAAACTGAATCTAGTTACCAAAACCAAAACGGACCCTGCTAAAACTTTGGGAACGCCCCTGTGTCCTCGAATGGAAGACGTTCCCTTGTTAGAGCCGCTGATATGTAAAAAGATAGCACATGAAAGACTGACTGTACTAATATTTCTTGAAGACTGTATAGTCACTGCTTGTCAGGAGGGATTTATTTGCACATGGGGAAGGCCTGGTAAAGTG
- the LOC105467387 gene encoding WD repeat-containing protein 20 isoform X13: MYLYNVEHTCGTTAPHYQLLKQGESFAVHTCKSKSTRNPLLKWTVGEGALNEFAFSPDGKFLACVSQDGFLRVFNFDSVELHGTMKSYFGGLLCVCWSPDGKYIVTGGEDDLVTVWSFVDCRVIARGHGHKSWVSVVAFDPYTTSVEEGDPMEFSGSDEDFQDLLHFGRDRANSTQSRLSKRNSTDSRPVSVTYRFGSVGQDTQLCLWDLTEDILFPHQPLSRARTHTNVMNATSPPAGSNGNSVTTPGNSVPPPLPRSNSLPHSAVSNAGSKSSVMDGAIASGVSKFATLSLHDRKERHHEKDHKRNHSMGHISSKSSDKLNLVTKTKTDPAKTLGTPLCPRMEDVPLLEPLICKKIAHERLTVLIFLEDCIVTACQEGFICTWGRPGKVGSLSSPSQASSPGGTVV; this comes from the coding sequence ATGTACTTATATAATGTGGAGCACACTTGTGGCACCACAGCCCCCCACTACCAGCTTCTGAAGCAGGGAGAGAGCTTTGCCGTGCACACTTGCAAGAGCAAATCCACGAGGAACCCTCTCCTTAAGTGGACGGTGGGCGAGGGGGCCCTCAACGAGTTTGCTTTCTCCCCAGATGGCAAGTTCTTAGCGTGCGTGAGCCAGGATGGGTTTCTGCGGGTGTTCAACTTTGACTCAGTGGAGCTGCACGGTACGATGAAAAGCTACTTTGGGGGcttgctgtgtgtgtgctggagCCCGGATGGCAAGTACATCGTGACAGGGGGCGAGGACGACTTGGTGACAGTCTGGTCCTTTGTAGACTGCCGAGTAATAGCCAGAGGCCACGGGCACAAGTCCTGGGTCAGTGTCGTAGCATTTGACCCTTATACCACTAGTGTAGAAGAAGGTGACCCTATGGAGTTTAGTGGCAGCGACGAGGACTTCCAAGACCTTCTTCATTTTGGCAGAGATCGAGCAAATAGTACACAGTCCCGGCTCTCCAAACGGAACTCTACAGACAGCCGCCCCGTAAGTGTCACGTATCGGTTTGGTTCCGTGGGCCAGGACACACAGCTCTGTTTATGGGACCTTACAGAAGATATCCTTTTCCCTCACCAACCCCTCTCAAGAGCAAGGACACACACAAATGTCATGAATGCCACGAGTCCTCCTGCTGGAAGCAATGGGAACAGTGTTACAACGCCCGGGAACTCTGTGCCACCCCCTCTGCCACGGTCCAACAGCCTTCCACATTCAGCAGTCTCAAATGCTGGCAGCAAAAGCAGTGTCATGGACGGGGCCATTGCTTCTGGGGTCAGCAAATTTGCAACACTTTCACTACATGACCGGAAGGAGAGGCACCACGAGAAAGATCACAAGCGAAATCATAGCATGGGACACATTTCTAGCAAGAGCAGTGACAAACTGAATCTAGTTACCAAAACCAAAACGGACCCTGCTAAAACTTTGGGAACGCCCCTGTGTCCTCGAATGGAAGACGTTCCCTTGTTAGAGCCGCTGATATGTAAAAAGATAGCACATGAAAGACTGACTGTACTAATATTTCTTGAAGACTGTATAGTCACTGCTTGTCAGGAGGGATTTATTTGCACATGGGGAAGGCCTGGTAAAGTG